One Canis lupus dingo isolate Sandy chromosome 29, ASM325472v2, whole genome shotgun sequence genomic region harbors:
- the LOC125753967 gene encoding solute carrier family 7 member 13-like, whose product MQLLREIGFFHGNILLFCVTTGAGIFVSPKGVLKYSSLNIAVSLSIWAACAVLTLITALSLAELGTTFPRSGAPYYFLKRSLGSSVAFLSLWIKLFIYPLGIATQSLIITYIIQPFYTRCPAPEQPKKCLALAILWSLGLLNTRGVLTVAWFQTISILVKMAVLCFISLTAIVQLGTGKKENVARFENALDAEFPGALQIAEALLQGLFAYAGTSILINIAALTNPPRSFPQLRQSTGTQKSRCAVTVTWALVVEDPQDWQLGVFSWLLPANGSEDQIN is encoded by the exons atgcaACTCCTGAGGGAAATAGGATTTTtccatggaaatattttattattttgtgtcaCAACAGGTGCAGGAATCTTCGTGTCTCCTAAAGGGGTATTAAAATATTCCTCACTGAATATAGCTGTCTCCCTGAGTATTTGGGCTGCTTGTGCTGTTCTGACTTTGATCACCGCTCTCAGTCTTGCAGAGCTGGGGACAACCTTCCCTAGAAGTGGAGCACCTTACTATTTCCTCAAAAGATCTCTTGGCTCCTCTGTCGCTTTCCTCAGTCTTTGGATCAAACTTTTTATTTACCCCTTAGGAATAGCTACTCAAAGCTTAATAATAACCTATATAATTCAGCCTTTCTATACCAGGTGCCCAGCGCCAGAGCAACCAAAGAAGTGTCTAGCTTTGGCCATTCTGTGGTCATTGGGACTTCTGAATACTCGAGGGGTGCTAACTGTGGCTTGGTTTCAAACTATCAGTATTTTGGTGAAAATGGCTGTcctctgtttcatttctcttactGCGATTGTGCAGTTAGGGACTGGGAAAAAGGAGAATGTGGCCAGGTTTGAGAACGCTTTGGACGCTGAATTTCCGGGTGCCTTACAGATTGCAGAAGCCTTACTTCAAGGATTGTTTGCATATGCTGGCACATCAATCCTGATCAACATAGCAG CACTCACCAACCCACCACGTAGCTTTCCTCAGTTGAGACAGAGCACAGGGACCCAGAAGTCTCGCTGTGCAGTGACAGTGACCTGGGCACTGGTGGTAGAGGACCCACAAGACTGGCAGTTGGGAGTCTTCTCTTGGCTCCTTCCTGCAAATGGTTCTGAGGACCAGATTAATTAA